The nucleotide sequence ccggggggggggcgggcgggcgtCATAGGGCGGAGCCGCCCTGACGCATTTCCGGCGCCGCGCGTCACGTGGCGGaagcggcggggcggccgccgaAAGATGGCGGCGGCGTGAGTTGCATGTTGTGGCGCCGccgggaggagccgccgcctccgccaTGGCCGTGACCGTCACGCTGAAGACGCTGCAGCAGCAAACGTTCAAAATCCGGATGGAGCCGCATGAGACGGTGCGGGGGGGGGCGGAACCCGCGGGCTGGGCCTTCCCCCCCACCCGGTTCCCCCGGGATCGCGGCGGCCCCGGACGGGGCCGCCGCGATCCGGGGGGAACCGGGTGGGGGGGGCGTCTTCCGGTGCTCCTACCCCCCCCAACTCCATCCGGGGCTCTGTGGTGGTTCTGGGGTGAATCTGcggtttttggggtccccaaaaccggggggggggggggggggatttTCTGGGCTTTGGGGTGactgtgggtttgggggtgattggtttttggggtgattCTTTGGTTTCTGGGGTGACTCCTTTTTGGGGTGAttctttgggttttggggtgattctgggttttgggggggattctctgggttttggggtgattctctgggttttggggtgattctttgggttttggggtgattctgggttttggggtgattttctggtttttggggtgattctgggttttggggtgattttctggtttttggggTGACTGCTGTTTGGGGTGAttctttggtttttggggtgattctgggttttggggtgattttctggtttttggggTGTCTGCTGTTTGGGGTGAttctttggtttttggggtgattctgggttttggggtgattttctggtttttggggTGACTGCTGTTTGAGGCGATTCTTTGTTTTTTGCGGTAactgggttttggggtgattctgggttttggggtgattttctggtttttggtgTGACTGGTTTTTGGGGTGATTCTTTGAGTTTTGGGGGTGATTCTTTGCTTTTTGGGGTGAttctgggttttggggtgattggtttttggggtgaatCTCTGGTTTTTGGCGTGAttctgggttttggggtgattttttgggttttggggtgactgttttttggggtgattctttggtttttggggtgattGGTTTTTGGGgagattttctgtttttttggggtgATTCTCTGGGTTTTGGGGCGACTGGTTTTTGGGGTGATTCATTTTGGGGGtgattttctgggttttggggtACTGCTTTTTGGGGTGATTCTTTGGTTTTCAGGATGATTCTGGTTTTGGGGGTGACTTTTTCGGgttgattttctgtttttttgggGTCAGTCTCTGGGTTTGGGGGTAACTCTGGTTTTTGAGGTGATTctctgggttttggggtgactGTAGTTTTTGGGGTGATTCTGGTTTTTGGGGTGAATgttttttggggtgattttcTGGTTTCTTGGGGTAACTCTGAGTTTTGGGGTAACTGTGGTTTTTGAGGTGATTCTCTGGTTTTGGGGGTGATTCTGTTTTTTGGGGTGAttggtttttggggtgactCTTTTTTAGGGTAACTCTCTGGGTTTTGGGGCGATTCTCTGGTTTTTGGGGTGgccccccctctcccccaggtGCAGGCGCTGAAGGAGAAAACcgagggggttttggggtgacccCGCGTTTCGACATTACTCTGTGGTTTTTGGGGTGATTCTGTTTTTTTTGGGGTCCGCCAGGTGCGGGCGCTCAAAGAGAAGATTGAGCTGATCctgtgtgttttttggggtgACTCTGTGTGTTTTTGGTGTGCCCCAGGTGTGGGCGCTCAAGGAGAAGATCGAGTtgattttgtgtggtttttggggtgACTCTCTGtgtttttggggtcccccgCGTGCAGGTGCTCAAAAAGAAGATTGAGTtgattctgtggtttttttggggtgacTCTGtgcttttggggtgcaggtgCGGGCGCTCAAGGAGAAGATCGAGGCCGCCAAGGGCCGCGACGCGTTTCCCGTGGCCGGGCAGAAACTCATCTACGCCGGGAAGATCCTGAGCGACGACGTCCCGATCCGCGAGTACCGGATCGACGAGAAGAACTTCGTGGTCGTCATGGTCACCAAGGTGGGACCCCGGACCCCCAAAGCCCCTGGAGCCCCCTGGACCCCTCTggcccccccaaacctccctggagccccctggacccccccaaacccccctggacCTGCCGGGATCTCCAGATCTCTCtggaccccccagacccccttGGAtcgccccaaaccccccggatCTTCCCAAACCCCGCGGACTCCCCCGGAACTCCCCGGATcccccccagagcccctggtgcccccggcccccccaaacccccctggaTCCCCCAAACTCCCCAAgaaccccccaacccccctgctcGCCCTCCCCCGCAGGCCAaggcccccccgggccccgcagcccccgaggccgcagcccccgccgagccccccccggccccggggcccCCCCCGGCTGCCGACAccgtcccccccccgccggccgcccccagcgaggagcccccggcccccgaCGCCCCCACGGCCCCCGCGGAGCCCCCGCCCGGGTAAGGGGGatggggctgggccggggggtTTGTGGGGGACAGAGTACAGTTTggagggggcacagggggtttggggggaacggggtttggggggacatggggggtttggggggacacgggagatggggggagaaaatggggtttggggggtacAGGAGTtttggggggacacggggtttTGGGGGCAGCAAAGTACAGTTTGGGGGGGaacagggtttggggggacacaggagattGGGGGAgaaaatggggtttggggggggacaTGAGGTTTGGGGGGCCACAGGAGTTTTGGGGGACACGGGGTTCAGGGGGGtacagggttttggggggatgtggggggttTGGGGCGGGACatgggggttggggggtgcgGGGttggggggcagccccagctcggCCCCCCCCGCCACGTCCCCCCTTTGTCCCCGCAGCTCCGTCCCCcccccgggcagcgccgggcgctCGGCTGACGCCGCCTCCACCCTCGGTGGGTgccggggggcacgggggggacacggggggtcccctgggtgagggggggacacggggggcgggggggatgtTGTGGGAGAAGTTTGGGGGGCGCGCGGGGGAGGGACCGGGGCCCAGAAATGGGGTCGGTGGGATTTGGGGTCCTTGTCACGGGGTCGggggggtggagggaggtgggagggggggctggggggtcccaaGGGGTCCGGAGGGTTCTTGGGGTGTCccagggggtctgggggggactCAGGGTTTCcgggggggcctggggaggggtcCCAGCGCTGCCCCCCCGCAGTGACGGGCTCCGAATACGAGACCATGTTGACCGAGATCATGTCCATGGGCTACGAGCGCGAGCGGGTGGTGGCGGCGCTGAGGGCGAGTTTCAACAACCCCCACCGGGCCGTGGAGTATCTGCTGACGGTGAGGGGGGGCGGCgacccctgagccccccaaggcccccctgaccccccccaatCCTTCTGgccccccactgaccccccaCCGGGCCGTGGAGAATCTGCTGATGGTGAGGGAGGGTGGGGACCCTCCCGagcccccctgaccccccgcTGACCCCCCCAGGGCATCCCCGGCAGCCCTGAGCCCGAGCGCCCCCCGGTGCAGGAGAGTCGCCCCCCAGAGCAGCCCGTGCCTGAAGGTcagtgggcggggcctgggcgaGGACACACCCACTGGGCGGGGCTGTGGCTGACCACACCCCTGTGGGCGTgtctgtggctgtgctggaggctCCGCCTTCTTTGGGTGGGGCTCACGATCCCTCCCCCCGGGGGGCGGAGCTTGAGATTCTGTTGGGATGTGGCCTTGAGGCACCTCCCTTTGTGGGTGTGGTCTAGGACTAAGCCCCGCCCCTGTGGAGCCCAacctgggtcattggggggtTTATGGGGTGGGGGTGTGGCCTGGGGTACCCCACCCCTTTTGTGGGTGTGCCCTggccgggggcggggcttgaGGGGCGTGGCCCCTCCCCGTGGGCGTGGCTgagccggccccgccccctgcagGGGAGAACCCGCTGGAGTTCCTGCGGGAGCAGCCGCAGTTCCAGAACATGCGGCAGGTGATTCAGCAGAACCCGGCGCTGCTGCCGGCGCTGCTGCAACAGCTGGGCCAGGAGAACCCGCAGCTGCTGCAGGtacccccgggacccccctgagcccccacacacccccaaaCGCCCCCCAACCCaccccctgtgctgctgcaacaGCTGGGCCAGGAGAACCCGCAGCTGCTGCAGGtacccccgggacccccctgatccccccaaacccccctggccccccagcAAATCAGCCAGCACCAGGAGCAGTTCATCCAGATGCTGAACGAGCCGCTGGGTGAGCTGGGCGAGCTGGAGGGGGAGGTGGGCGCCATTGGGGACGAGTCCCCCCAGATGAACTACATCCAGGTGACGCCGCAGGAAAAAGAAGCCATAGAGAGGGTAAGGACGCGGGGTCATTATCAACCAGGGTTAACACTGCGGTTCACCGTTGTCAGTAGGAACCGGAGTTAACATTGGGGCTGAGCTATGCGGGTCTTTCACAGCCATCAGTAGGGACCAGAGTTAACAGCACGGCTGATCTGCTGATATGAGTCTCTGTGGGTGGCTCAGAAGTATCAGTAGGGAGCAGTGTTAACAGCACTAAGGAAGTGGAGAAACAGCACCCTTAGAGCTGTCATTAGGGCCCAGAGTTAACGCAGGGGGGAGGCAGCGATTGGGCGGTGGGTTCCAGAgtcaacagcagcagaaagcagctgctggtgggagTTAAATAGCGGCTCTTGGCCATCATTAGGAACCAGAATTGACACTTCTAATGAGTAATGAGCTAATGGGTTGTGAGAAACACGCTCCGGAGTGAACAGTGGGGCCTGGGGCCATCAGTAGGGCCCAGAGTGAACGCCCTCCCGCAGCTCAAGGCGCTGGGCTTCCCCGAGAGCCTGGTCATCCAGGCCTATTTCGCCTGCGAGAAGAACGAGAACCTGGCGGCCAATTTCCTGCTCAGCCAGAACTTCGACGACGACTGAggggcccccccgcccctcccccacccggCCCcccgcggggggggggcgggactgcggcccccccgccggagcagcaGCCGATTGGCGGAGCCCCCGGACCCCCCTCAGCTGGGGGGGTCTCGGCACAAACCGCTTCATCCcatcccccccccgccccgtcccgccgggccctgggggtgggggagggggcggcgcggcgggaagAACCACGAGTGGGGGGCGAAGATTAAACGCAGAATTTTAAACCCATTTTGGTGTCGTGATGCGAGGGGGGAGGGGTCGGGGGAGCCCCCGCCGGTCCcgggccggggtggggggtccccgggAGGGGTTCAGGAGCCCCCGGgggggggccccgggggggGCCGCTCGGCGGCAGCGGCCTCGGCGGCGGCCAACGCGCTCCGGGCCGCCTcgtcccgctcccgccgccgccgccgcttctgctcccgccgctcccgccgctccaGCTCCGCCAGCAGCGCCTGCGCGGGGCCGCGCGGGGgcgccccggggcggggcggggccagcgccagccccgccccctccagcagccgccgccgccgctccgcctCCGCCCGCGCGCGCTCCCGCGCCGCCGCGCGCTCCTCCCGCCACGCGCGGACCCGCGACGGCATCGCGGCCACGGCCGCGGCCACGCGCTGCGCCCTGCGGGGTCAGCGGGGTCAGCGGGGGTCAccgggggggacaccgggacatcaggggacacggcggggacacagggacccccggAACAGGAGCgtggggggacaccggggggacacggggaggtaACCGGGGGGACTCGAGGACATCGCGGGGACGGAGGGACCCCCGGGCCGGGGacacccctgtccctgcacccaCCCCGGTGCCGGTTCCCCCAGTGCCCCGTGACCCCCCCCGGTGACCCCGTGACCCCCCGGTGAGCCCtgccccccagtgtccccgtgACCCCCAGGTGACCCTGTGACCCTCGgtgaccccccagtgtccccgtgACCCCCCGGTAACCCCGTGACCCCCCGGTGACCCCGTGACCCTCGGTGACTCGTGACCCCCGGTGACCCCGTGTCCCGCCCGGTGACCCCGTGACCCCCGGCGAGCCCCGCCCCCACCTCTCCTCGCGCTCTCGCGCCTCCTCGCGCTCCCGCCGCTCCAGCGCCGCCTGCCGGTCCCGCAGCGGCGGGTCCCACTCGCGCTCCTCCGCCTCCGCCTCGCGCAGCCGCTCGGGGCCGGGCCAGAGCGACCCGGCCGGGACCCCCGCGGCCTCCCCGAGCCGCCCGAACCGCCGCGCCGGGTccgcgggggccgggcgggggcgcagcggcagcggcggcgcccggtagcgccgggccggggccgcgatcggccgggccgggcccagcgccgccgccagcGCCCGCCGGAGGGCCGCCGCCATCCTGCGCCGGAAGCGACGGGAGGCGCGGGCGGAAGCGGCTGAAGGCGCGGGCGGAAGCGGCTGAAGGCGCGGGCGGAAGCGGCTGAAGGCGCGGGCGGAAGCCGGGACGGGAGGTGACGGGCGGGGGCGgagccggggagcggggggacgGTGGCGGGGGCGGCTCGTGCGGGGGGGTCTGATAACGGGGGGGATCTGATAACGGGGGGGGTCTGATAACGGGGGGGTCTGATAACGGGGGGTCTGATAACGGGGGGGATCTGATAACGGGGGTCTGATAACGGAGGGGTCTGATAACGGAGGGGCTGATAACGGGGGGTCTGATAACGGGGGTCTGATAACGGGGGGGTCTGATAGCGGGGGTCTGATAACGGGGGGTCTGATAACGGGGGTCTGATAACGGGGGTCTGATAACGGGGGGGGTCTGATAACGGGGGGTCTGATAACGGGGAGGGGCTGATAACGGGGGTCTGATAACGGGGGGTCTAATAACGGGGGTCTGATAACGGGGGTCTGATAACGGGGGGGTCTGATAACGGGGGTCTGATAACGGAGGGGCTGATAACGGGGGGTCTGATAACGGGGGTCTGATAACGGGGGGTCTGATAGCGGGGGGTCTGATAACGGGGGGGTCTGATAACGGGGGGGGTCTGATAACGGGGGTCTGTCTGATAACGGGGGTCTGATAACGGGGGGGTCTGATAACGGGGGGGGGTCTGATAACGGGGGGGCTGATAACGGGGGTCTGATAACGGGGGGGTCTGATAGCGGGGGGGGTCTGATAACGGGGGGTCTGATAACGGGGAGGGGCTGATAACGGGGGGTCTGATAACGGGGGGTCTGATAACGGGGGGGTCTGATAACGGGGGTCTGATAACGGGGGTCTGATAACGGGGGGGTCTGATAACGGGGGGGTCTGATAACGGGGGGTCTGATAACGGGGGTCTGATAACGGGGGGGTCTGATAGCGGGGGGTCTGATAACGGGGGGGTCTGATAACGGGGGTCTGATAACGGGGGGGGACTGATAACGGGGGTCTGATAACGGGGGGGTCTGATAGCGGGGGGTCTGATAACGGGGGTCTGATAACGGGGGGGGACTGATAACGGGGGTCTGATAACGGGGGGGTCTGATAACGGGGGTCTGATAACGGGGGGTCTGTTAACGGGGGCTCGTAccgggggtcccggggccgGGGAGCCCCGTCGGTGTCGGGGGGGGTCGCTCCGAGCGCTGCGGAgccgccgcccctccccccgcggGGGGGTCGGCACGCGCGggttcccctccccccccgcccctccccccccgtTCAGCCGCAGCCAAACCCGGATCGGCGCCGTtaacccccccggccccgccccccgggccccccggacgcctgggtcccccccggacgcctgggtccccgccgggggggcgggggggcgcggGGTCCCGGGATCGCTCCCCGCGCGGGCCCcacgggggggggcgggggggccctAATGGCTTCCAGGCCTCGGCAGCCGCCAGAACCGTCCGTGAGCCAAAAACCCCCGAAATCGCCCCAAATCGCTCCCCgagccgccccctcccccccctccagccggggacccaggagtccgaGTCCCCTCCCGTCCCAGCCCGAGGGGCGGGGCTGGAACGCGGCCCGTTTTGGGGCAGTTTCGCCCCATTTTGGGGCCTCTGCGGCTCCTTCGCCTTCGTGCGGCCACGCGGGCGAGACCCCCGGGCCGGGCTCACCGGGgggtcccccccgtgtcccccccgtgtcccccccgtgtcccctcctgtccccccgtgtcccccccgtgtcccctcctgtccccccgtgtcccccccgtgtcccctcctgtcctccccgtgtcccctcctgtcccctcgtATGCCCCCCGTatcccccccgtgtcccccccgtgtcccccctgtgtcccctcgtatccccaccgtgtcccccccgtgttcccctgtgtcccccccgtgtcccctcctgtccccccgtgtcccccccgtgtctcctcctgtccccccgtgtcccccccgtgccccccgccgtgtccccccgtgtccccccgtgtctgctcctgtcccctcgTATCCCCCCTGTGTCCCTCCGTGTCCGCTCctgtcccctcgtgtcccccccgtgtcccctcgtatcccccccgtgtcccctcctgtccccccccgTGTCCGCTCCTGTCCCCCTGTATCCCCCCCGTatcccccccgtgtccccccgtgtccccccccgtgtccccccccgtgtcccccccgtgtcccccccgtgccccccgccgtgtcccccccgtgtcccctgtgtctTCACACGACACCCCCTGCTTGGCTCCAGCTGCGGCACCGGCACATCTGGCACAGGGACACATCTGTCACCGTTGTCACATCTGGCACCGGTGTCACATCTGTCACCATTGTCACATCTGGCAGTGGTGGCCCTGAGCAGCCGGTGGGGACGGGGACCCGGGGAGGGGTCTCGGTGGCCCCGTGTGACACACGCGTGCGCGCGGTgactcggacgcctgggtcccctctggcCGCGGGGACAGTGGGGACCCGCCCGCGGTGCCGGGGCCGCGGCAGCGAAGGGGTGACGGTGACGGTGACGGTGGCAGCGGCCGTGCCAGCGCTGGCACCGCGCGGTGACAGATGGCGCAGGGACGCGGCTGCAGCCAGAGCGACAGATGAGGCTGCGCTGTCACTGTCACCCGTGGGGACCCACAGCGGCCCCCGGGTCCTCCCGCCAGGGGCGCaggtggggcgggggggccgtgtcccctgggtcccccgtgtcccccacgttcccccgtgtccccaatgtccccccgTGCCCCTCCCGTGTCCCCCTCATGTCTCCCACGTTCCCCCGTGTCcgtcccgtgtccccgtgtccgtcCCGACGTGGGCGTGTCCACAGGCGCGGGGGGGCGTGTCCGGTGCCGGGGAGGGCGTGGCCTCCCGGGAGTGGGCGTGGCCGGGAGCGGGCGTGGCGCGGGGCGGgccggtgggcggggcctgtccgggtgggcggggccggcgcggcccTTCCCGCGGCAAAAGTGCGTCGCGCGCCAACTTCGCGCAAACTTTCCCCGCGCGCGCCCGAACCGGCACCCCCGgaaccgggacccccccccgggacccccggcagccccggccccgcagcgggACCGCCCGGAGCCGCCGAACCGGgaccccccgcagccccggccccgccatgTCCCGGCGCCGCTGACCCGCCGCCATGTACTCCCCGTACTGCCTGACCCAGGTACGGGGGGGCCGCGAACGGGGGG is from Caloenas nicobarica isolate bCalNic1 unplaced genomic scaffold, bCalNic1.hap1 Scaffold_1617, whole genome shotgun sequence and encodes:
- the RAD23A gene encoding UV excision repair protein RAD23 homolog A, with amino-acid sequence MAVTVTLKTLQQQTFKIRMEPHETVRALKEKIEAAKGRDAFPVAGQKLIYAGKILSDDVPIREYRIDEKNFVVVMVTKAKAPPGPAAPEAAAPAEPPPAPGPPPAADTVPPPPAAPSEEPPAPDAPTAPAEPPPGSVPPPGSAGRSADAASTLVTGSEYETMLTEIMSMGYERERVVAALRASFNNPHRAVEYLLTGIPGSPEPERPPVQESRPPEQPVPEGENPLEFLREQPQFQNMRQVIQQNPALLPALLQQLGQENPQLLQQISQHQEQFIQMLNEPLGELGELEGEVGAIGDESPQMNYIQVTPQEKEAIERLKALGFPESLVIQAYFACEKNENLAANFLLSQNFDDD
- the GADD45GIP1 gene encoding large ribosomal subunit protein mL64, which encodes MAAALRRALAAALGPARPIAAPARRYRAPPLPLRPRPAPADPARRFGRLGEAAGVPAGSLWPGPERLREAEAEEREWDPPLRDRQAALERREREEAREREERAQRVAAAVAAMPSRVRAWREERAAARERARAEAERRRRLLEGAGLALAPPRPGAPPRGPAQALLAELERRERREQKRRRRRERDEAARSALAAAEAAAAERPPPGPPPGGS